From a single Catenulispora sp. EB89 genomic region:
- a CDS encoding FGGY family carbohydrate kinase, with product MPIVAGIDSSPSTTRVVVCDALSGKVIRKSAVAHPAAGDDDPHEWWNALVKACDGDILDGVQAVAVSGQRQALVALDNAGGVVRPALMSTDFRAANSADDLVVEGGGPGAWASAVGSVPTAAFPIAKLRWLAQREPENAARVAAALQPHDWLTWLLLGAAAGPVTDRGEASGTGYWSPFSNDYRTALLIHAFGRELAVPRVLGPVEPAGTTNAGVLVAPGTGSAMAQVLGLSAEPGDVVISVGATGTLFAGGLERPIADPGGTVSGFADATGGFLAMARTGEAMPTLEAAAKMTGVDLQGLSRLALESTPGAQGVVMVPPMAGQPGSLTGLRLARMTAPNLARAAVEGMLCGIAEGLDALAAQMAAVGTPLRRVILTGKGARLDAVRLIAPAIFGVPVAVAVSGSFEDGPGGGLTSTGVFAALDATGVPRPGSGRPTGAVMLGGSEIMAIGAARQAAWVLAASTAPGGEAPKAPPTWNEAVMFKDSPNVKAGIGAGVRAQYAGAREAMLASMESLATPAAAGSTVPAGALPQ from the coding sequence ATGCCGATCGTCGCGGGTATCGATTCCTCGCCCAGCACCACACGAGTCGTCGTCTGCGATGCCCTCAGCGGGAAGGTGATCCGGAAATCGGCGGTGGCCCACCCCGCCGCCGGTGACGACGACCCGCACGAGTGGTGGAACGCGCTCGTGAAGGCCTGCGACGGCGACATCCTGGACGGAGTCCAGGCGGTCGCCGTCTCCGGGCAGCGCCAGGCGCTGGTCGCGCTGGACAACGCCGGGGGAGTGGTGCGCCCGGCGCTGATGTCCACCGACTTCCGCGCCGCCAACTCCGCCGACGACCTCGTCGTCGAGGGCGGTGGCCCGGGCGCCTGGGCCTCGGCGGTCGGCTCGGTGCCGACCGCCGCCTTCCCGATAGCCAAGCTGCGCTGGCTGGCCCAGCGCGAGCCGGAGAACGCCGCGCGGGTGGCGGCCGCGCTCCAGCCGCACGACTGGCTCACCTGGCTGCTGCTCGGCGCCGCCGCCGGGCCGGTCACCGACCGCGGCGAGGCCTCCGGCACCGGCTACTGGTCGCCGTTCTCCAACGACTACCGCACGGCCCTGCTGATCCACGCCTTCGGCCGCGAACTGGCCGTGCCGCGGGTGCTCGGTCCGGTCGAGCCGGCCGGGACCACCAACGCCGGGGTTTTAGTGGCCCCCGGCACCGGCTCGGCGATGGCGCAGGTGCTCGGTCTGTCCGCGGAGCCCGGCGACGTCGTGATCAGCGTCGGCGCCACCGGCACGCTGTTCGCCGGCGGCCTGGAGCGGCCGATCGCCGACCCCGGCGGCACCGTCTCCGGGTTCGCCGACGCCACCGGCGGCTTCCTGGCCATGGCCCGCACCGGCGAGGCGATGCCGACGCTGGAGGCCGCCGCGAAGATGACCGGCGTGGACCTCCAGGGCCTGTCGCGGCTCGCGCTGGAGTCCACCCCCGGCGCGCAGGGCGTGGTCATGGTGCCGCCGATGGCCGGCCAGCCCGGCTCGCTGACCGGGCTGCGGCTGGCCCGGATGACCGCGCCGAACCTGGCGCGCGCGGCGGTGGAGGGGATGCTCTGCGGGATAGCCGAGGGCCTGGACGCGCTGGCCGCGCAGATGGCCGCGGTGGGAACCCCGCTGCGGCGCGTGATACTCACCGGCAAGGGCGCGCGCTTGGACGCGGTGCGGCTGATAGCCCCGGCGATCTTCGGGGTGCCGGTCGCGGTCGCGGTGTCCGGCTCGTTCGAGGACGGCCCCGGCGGCGGCCTGACGTCCACCGGCGTGTTCGCGGCCCTGGACGCCACCGGCGTGCCGCGGCCTGGCTCGGGCCGGCCCACCGGCGCCGTGATGCTCGGCGGCAGCGAGATCATGGCGATCGGCGCGGCCCGGCAGGCGGCGTGGGTGCTGGCGGCGTCCACGGCGCCCGGCGGCGAGGCGCCCAAGGCCCCGCCGACGTGGAACGAGGCGGTGATGTTCAAGGACTCGCCGAACGTGAAGGCCGGCATCGGGGCCGGAGTGCGGGCTCAGTATGCCGGGGCACGGGAGGCGATGCTGGCGTCCATGGAGAGTCTCGCCACCCCGGCTGCCGCAGGAAGTACCGTCCCGGCGGGGGCGCTGCCGCAGTAG
- a CDS encoding RNA polymerase sigma factor — protein MNSAVAQGPVALLDTLAPTPHPTSSSVAEARTAVGLGEPEELNPLRVPGPAGPEIAELEAVLEEEAETEPEKEAEADSKVNAWADSAGPAGDLFRQYLREIGRVPLLNAVLEVELAQAVEAGLFAEEKLTYETHLKPQLRRELAILVLEGQAAKRRLIEANLRLVVSIAKRYLGRGMSILDLVQEGNLGLIRAVEKFDYTRGYKFSTYATWWIRQAMSRALADQARTIRVPVHVVELMNRVVRLQRRLLQENGVEPSPDDIAEVLGVAVERVVEVLRLAQEPVSLHAPVGEEDDVALGDLIEDADAVSPADSVAVVMLREHLDALLSTLGEREKRVVQLRYGLTDGQPHTLEEIGRTFGVTRERIRQIEAKTLAKLRGHTYADQLLDYLR, from the coding sequence GTGAACAGTGCTGTCGCACAGGGACCGGTGGCCCTCCTCGACACCCTCGCGCCGACCCCCCACCCCACTTCTTCGTCCGTGGCCGAGGCCCGGACCGCTGTCGGTCTGGGCGAGCCGGAAGAGCTCAACCCCTTGCGAGTCCCAGGCCCGGCCGGGCCGGAGATCGCAGAGCTCGAAGCGGTGCTGGAGGAAGAGGCCGAAACCGAGCCGGAGAAGGAAGCCGAGGCGGATTCTAAGGTCAACGCCTGGGCCGACTCCGCCGGACCGGCCGGCGACTTGTTTCGGCAGTATTTGCGGGAAATCGGTCGGGTGCCGCTGCTCAACGCGGTGCTGGAGGTGGAACTCGCGCAGGCCGTCGAGGCCGGCCTGTTCGCCGAGGAGAAGCTGACCTACGAGACCCACCTGAAGCCGCAACTGCGCCGCGAACTGGCGATCCTGGTCCTGGAGGGCCAGGCCGCCAAGCGCCGCCTGATCGAGGCGAACCTGCGGCTGGTGGTGTCGATCGCCAAGCGCTATCTCGGCCGCGGCATGTCGATCCTGGACCTGGTCCAGGAGGGCAACCTCGGGCTGATCCGCGCGGTCGAGAAGTTCGACTACACCCGCGGGTACAAGTTCTCCACCTACGCCACCTGGTGGATCCGGCAGGCGATGAGCCGCGCGCTGGCCGACCAGGCCCGCACCATCCGGGTGCCGGTGCACGTGGTCGAGCTGATGAACCGCGTGGTGCGGCTGCAGCGCCGGCTGTTGCAGGAGAACGGCGTCGAGCCGTCGCCGGACGATATCGCGGAGGTTCTGGGCGTCGCGGTGGAGCGCGTCGTCGAAGTGCTGCGCCTGGCCCAGGAGCCGGTGTCGCTGCACGCGCCGGTCGGCGAGGAGGACGACGTGGCGCTCGGCGACCTCATCGAGGACGCCGACGCGGTCTCCCCGGCCGACTCGGTCGCCGTGGTGATGCTGCGCGAGCACCTGGACGCGCTGCTGTCGACGCTCGGCGAGCGGGAGAAGCGCGTGGTGCAACTGCGCTACGGGCTCACCGACGGCCAGCCGCACACTCTGGAGGAGATCGGCCGCACCTTCGGTGTGACGCGCGAGCGGATCCGGCAGATCGAGGCCAAGACCCTGGCCAAGCTGCGCGGGCACACCTACGCCGATCAGCTGCTTGACTACCTGCGATGA
- the dnaG gene encoding DNA primase has product MAGRINDDDIERVRKAASIVDVVGAVVQLRNGGGGNLKGLCPFHDEKSPSFQVSPAKNFYHCFGCGVGGDVIKFMMEYDHLTFAEAVERLASQYSIELRYSEGGYTKQGEGRSERTRLIDAHKVATEYFIDQLSTPAAVKAREVLSARGFDASAIEQFRVGFAPESWESLVRHLRARGFTDKEILTGGLASEGRRGAMDRFRNRLMWPIADLSGDVIGFGGRRLTDDPDTPKYLNSPETPIYKKSSVLYGLEMARKEIVKQERAVVVEGYTDVMACHLAGVPTAVATCGTAFGEEHIKILRRLLADRNQFLGVEVVFTFDGDSAGQKAAMRAYLDEDKFVTQTFVAVEPSGMDPCDLRLAKGDAAVRELVATRTRLFEFVIRAELAKQNLDESEGRVHALRTTAPIVAKIRDSALRNDYTRRLAGWLGLEERDVQATVRRLLAASGVRPEVPVSGGPGGGGQGGGYGSSGGRGGDWGDRRGNQGSNNRRGGYGGGQGGSGGRDGGYGGGRGGGRGGGRNDRGGFGGRDDRGGYGDAYGGGGYGPPNQDGLFGAEAATVPGHRDPVAGAEREALKMALQFPQLAGVTFDGLAPEEFTVPAYAAVCAAVRAAGGCTTGNDNNWTGRVQDQAPDDAIRGLVTELTVEPVHFRGPADERYVAEVMTRVRIHTVDRRIKDVRSKLQRLNPVTGQEEYNKLFGELVALEQYKRGLAEVS; this is encoded by the coding sequence GTGGCTGGACGGATCAATGACGACGACATCGAGCGAGTACGCAAGGCGGCCTCGATCGTCGATGTCGTCGGCGCCGTGGTCCAACTCCGCAACGGCGGCGGCGGGAACCTGAAGGGCCTGTGCCCCTTCCACGACGAGAAGTCGCCGTCCTTCCAGGTCAGCCCGGCCAAGAACTTCTACCACTGCTTCGGCTGCGGCGTCGGCGGCGACGTCATCAAGTTCATGATGGAGTACGACCACCTCACCTTCGCCGAGGCGGTCGAACGGCTGGCGAGTCAGTACAGCATCGAGCTGCGCTACAGCGAGGGCGGCTACACGAAGCAGGGGGAGGGCCGCAGCGAGCGCACCCGGCTGATCGACGCGCACAAGGTCGCCACCGAGTACTTCATCGACCAGCTCTCCACCCCGGCCGCCGTCAAGGCCCGCGAAGTCCTGAGCGCGCGCGGCTTCGACGCCTCCGCGATCGAGCAGTTCCGCGTCGGGTTCGCCCCGGAATCGTGGGAATCGCTGGTCCGCCACCTGCGCGCCCGCGGCTTCACCGACAAGGAGATCCTGACCGGCGGTCTGGCCTCCGAGGGCCGCCGCGGTGCGATGGACCGCTTCCGCAACCGGCTGATGTGGCCGATCGCCGACCTGTCCGGCGACGTCATCGGGTTCGGCGGCCGCCGGCTCACCGACGACCCGGACACTCCGAAGTACCTCAACAGCCCCGAGACGCCGATCTACAAGAAGTCCTCGGTGCTCTACGGCCTGGAGATGGCGCGCAAGGAGATCGTCAAGCAGGAGCGGGCGGTCGTGGTCGAGGGCTACACCGATGTGATGGCCTGCCATCTGGCCGGCGTCCCGACCGCGGTGGCCACCTGCGGCACCGCGTTCGGCGAGGAACACATCAAGATCCTGCGACGGCTGCTGGCCGACCGGAACCAGTTCCTCGGTGTCGAGGTGGTGTTCACCTTCGACGGTGACTCCGCCGGGCAAAAAGCCGCTATGCGCGCTTATCTCGACGAGGACAAGTTCGTCACGCAGACCTTCGTCGCCGTCGAGCCCAGCGGCATGGACCCGTGCGATCTGCGGCTGGCCAAGGGCGACGCGGCGGTGCGCGAGCTGGTCGCCACCCGGACCCGGCTGTTCGAGTTCGTGATCCGCGCCGAGCTGGCCAAGCAGAACCTCGACGAGTCCGAGGGCCGGGTGCACGCGCTGCGCACCACCGCGCCGATCGTGGCGAAGATCCGCGACTCGGCGCTGCGCAACGACTACACGCGCCGGCTCGCCGGCTGGCTCGGGCTCGAAGAGCGGGACGTGCAGGCCACGGTGCGCCGGCTGCTCGCGGCCTCCGGGGTCCGCCCGGAGGTGCCGGTCTCCGGCGGACCGGGCGGCGGCGGCCAGGGCGGCGGCTACGGGTCCTCAGGGGGTCGTGGCGGCGACTGGGGCGACCGCCGCGGGAATCAGGGCTCGAACAACCGGCGCGGCGGTTACGGAGGCGGCCAGGGCGGTTCGGGCGGCCGGGACGGCGGCTACGGCGGCGGTCGCGGTGGCGGCCGGGGCGGCGGCCGTAACGACCGGGGCGGCTTCGGCGGGCGCGACGATCGCGGCGGCTACGGCGACGCTTACGGAGGCGGCGGATACGGCCCCCCGAACCAGGACGGTCTGTTCGGCGCCGAGGCCGCGACCGTTCCGGGACACCGTGATCCGGTCGCCGGCGCCGAGCGCGAAGCGTTGAAGATGGCGTTGCAATTCCCGCAACTGGCCGGCGTCACTTTCGACGGTCTGGCGCCCGAGGAGTTCACCGTTCCCGCGTATGCCGCGGTGTGCGCGGCTGTGCGCGCGGCCGGCGGCTGCACCACCGGCAATGACAACAACTGGACCGGCCGGGTTCAAGATCAGGCCCCTGACGACGCGATCCGCGGCCTGGTCACGGAGCTGACGGTGGAGCCGGTGCACTTCCGCGGCCCGGCCGACGAGCGGTATGTCGCCGAAGTCATGACCAGGGTCCGCATCCACACCGTCGACCGCCGTATCAAGGACGTGAGATCCAAACTGCAGCGGTTGAATCCCGTTACCGGGCAAGAGGAATACAACAAACTCTTCGGTGAACTCGTGGCGTTGGAGCAATACAAGCGTGGCCTGGCGGAAGTCTCATAA
- a CDS encoding deoxyguanosinetriphosphate triphosphohydrolase, translated as MTDAKTDAYTDADRQRHLPDHPSNNRRTAFERDRARVLHSSALRRLAAKTQVVAPGSNDSAFGAYMDSPRTRLTHSLECAQIGRELGKELGADPDLMETACLSHDLGHPPFGHTGEEALALAAAECGGFEGNAQSFRILVRLEAKALGPNGEPGGLNLTRAALDAATKYPWTRAEGQGRGTGKFGVYADDEPVFEWMRSGAEPGRTCFEAQVMDWSDDVAYSVHDLEDALHAGHLVPKNLLSLAEQTELFELTEIRYAPGASAAELSEALGRLMALEYWPGDYDGSFAAQAALKNATSSLIGRFCQSAAAATRDRAGELAADGATGPLTRYAADLIVPRATRLECALLKAVTARYVMQRDDARERRRLQRELVASLVEGLSALPDHLEPAFRAWYAEATDDCTRLRVVVDQVASLTDDAAYALSRRMGTV; from the coding sequence GTGACCGATGCCAAGACCGACGCTTACACCGACGCCGACCGGCAGCGGCACCTGCCGGACCACCCCAGCAACAACCGCCGCACCGCGTTCGAGCGGGACCGTGCCCGGGTGCTGCACAGCTCGGCGCTGCGCCGGCTGGCGGCCAAGACCCAGGTGGTGGCGCCGGGCTCGAACGACTCGGCCTTCGGCGCCTACATGGACAGCCCCCGCACTCGGCTCACGCACAGCCTGGAGTGCGCGCAGATCGGTCGCGAGCTGGGCAAGGAACTCGGCGCCGACCCGGATCTGATGGAGACCGCCTGCCTGTCCCACGACCTGGGCCACCCGCCGTTCGGCCACACCGGCGAGGAGGCGCTGGCCCTGGCCGCGGCCGAGTGCGGCGGCTTCGAGGGCAACGCGCAGTCCTTCCGCATCCTGGTCCGGCTGGAGGCCAAGGCGCTGGGCCCGAACGGCGAGCCCGGCGGGCTGAACCTGACCCGGGCCGCGCTGGACGCCGCGACGAAGTACCCGTGGACCCGCGCCGAGGGCCAGGGGCGCGGCACTGGGAAGTTCGGCGTCTACGCCGACGACGAGCCGGTCTTCGAGTGGATGCGCAGCGGCGCCGAGCCCGGCCGGACCTGCTTCGAGGCGCAGGTGATGGACTGGTCCGACGACGTCGCGTACTCGGTCCACGACCTGGAGGACGCCCTGCACGCCGGCCACCTGGTCCCCAAGAACCTGCTGTCGCTGGCCGAGCAGACCGAGCTGTTCGAGCTCACCGAGATCCGCTACGCACCGGGCGCCAGCGCGGCCGAGCTGTCCGAGGCGCTGGGCCGGCTGATGGCCCTGGAGTACTGGCCCGGCGACTACGACGGCTCCTTCGCCGCGCAGGCCGCGCTGAAGAACGCCACCAGCAGCCTGATCGGCCGGTTCTGCCAGTCCGCGGCCGCCGCCACCCGGGACCGGGCCGGCGAGCTGGCTGCCGACGGAGCCACCGGCCCGCTGACCCGTTACGCCGCGGACCTGATCGTCCCGCGTGCGACCCGGCTGGAATGCGCGCTGCTCAAGGCCGTCACCGCGCGCTACGTCATGCAGCGCGACGACGCCCGCGAACGCCGCCGGCTCCAGCGCGAGCTGGTCGCCAGCCTGGTCGAAGGCCTGTCTGCACTGCCGGACCACCTGGAGCCGGCCTTCCGCGCCTGGTACGCCGAGGCCACCGACGACTGCACTCGCCTGCGCGTGGTCGTGGACCAGGTCGCGTCGCTCACCGATGACGCCGCGTACGCCCTGAGCAGGCGAATGGGTACCGTCTGA
- a CDS encoding EthD family reductase, with product MTTTPARFLVFWERPSDPEAFERHYREIHIPLARKIPGLRSYAITDNPLPVRGEPFFRIAELRWDTMEDLRAGIDSPEARAVADDVDKLAVYATCRNMVIEPFEELL from the coding sequence ATGACCACCACCCCAGCCCGCTTCCTCGTCTTCTGGGAGCGGCCGTCCGACCCCGAGGCCTTCGAGCGCCACTACCGCGAGATCCACATCCCGCTGGCGCGCAAGATCCCAGGGCTGCGCTCCTACGCCATCACCGACAACCCCCTCCCGGTCCGCGGCGAGCCCTTCTTCCGCATCGCCGAGCTCCGCTGGGACACGATGGAGGACCTGCGCGCCGGCATCGACTCGCCGGAGGCCCGCGCGGTCGCCGACGACGTCGACAAGCTGGCCGTGTACGCGACCTGCCGCAACATGGTCATCGAACCCTTCGAGGAACTGCTCTAG
- a CDS encoding sigma-70 family RNA polymerase sigma factor — MLGSVHDAEDQVQETLLRAWKARDRYDPAKASVRTWLYRIATNVCLTALESRGRRPLPSGLGAPSRDTEAPLRPALDIPWLEPFPDARFDADLRADLRLAWVAAVQELPARQRAVLVLRDVLDFSAAEVAQQLGTTVAAVNSALQRARATVDGLGDAAEVRAAPDPSRNATVERYIHAFEAADVPALVKLLADDVVMEMPPVPLWYQGRDDYARFMERVFRMHGPGWRAVPTSANGQPALAAYSPLPGGGHKAHTLQVFTVVDDLVTANVVFADPFLFEIFGLGR, encoded by the coding sequence ATGCTCGGCTCCGTCCACGACGCCGAGGACCAGGTCCAGGAGACGCTCCTGCGCGCCTGGAAGGCCCGCGACCGCTACGACCCGGCCAAGGCCTCCGTCCGCACCTGGCTCTACCGCATCGCCACCAACGTCTGCCTCACCGCGCTCGAATCGCGCGGGCGCCGTCCCCTGCCGTCCGGCCTCGGCGCGCCGAGCCGGGACACCGAGGCGCCGCTGCGGCCGGCGCTCGACATCCCGTGGCTGGAGCCCTTCCCCGACGCGCGCTTCGATGCCGACCTGCGGGCCGATCTGCGGCTGGCCTGGGTCGCGGCGGTGCAGGAGCTGCCCGCGCGGCAGCGGGCCGTGCTGGTGTTGCGCGATGTCCTCGACTTTTCCGCCGCCGAGGTCGCTCAGCAGCTCGGGACCACCGTCGCCGCCGTGAACAGCGCTCTGCAACGGGCCCGCGCGACCGTCGACGGGCTCGGCGACGCCGCCGAGGTCCGCGCGGCGCCCGACCCGAGCCGGAACGCGACCGTCGAGCGCTACATCCACGCCTTCGAGGCCGCCGACGTCCCGGCGCTGGTGAAGCTGCTCGCCGACGACGTCGTCATGGAGATGCCGCCGGTCCCGCTCTGGTACCAAGGCCGCGACGACTACGCCCGCTTCATGGAACGCGTCTTCCGCATGCACGGCCCCGGCTGGCGCGCCGTCCCCACCTCGGCGAACGGCCAGCCGGCCCTGGCCGCATACTCCCCGCTCCCCGGCGGCGGCCACAAGGCGCACACGCTCCAGGTCTTCACCGTCGTCGACGACCTGGTCACGGCCAACGTGGTCTTCGCCGACCCGTTCCTGTTCGAGATCTTCGGCCTCGGGCGATGA
- a CDS encoding SET domain-containing protein has product MTDTDCWLHPDAEVRESEIEGRGLFAQAAIARGTVVSRLGGRLVTEAELREIFRTADTYVDTIAVTEDRHLVLPPRRPNGYGNHSCDPNLWWHDAYTLVARRDIAADEELTNDYGTSSGLPDFRMDCRCGAGLCRGVITGDDWRRPELRERYGEHWVPVLLERINDNRPDALADTRPVRTHLTANQSPRTDQRESLPADSIAARAASRRATGTRNGEQET; this is encoded by the coding sequence ATGACCGACACGGACTGCTGGCTGCACCCCGATGCGGAAGTACGCGAGTCGGAGATCGAGGGGCGCGGCCTGTTCGCACAGGCGGCGATCGCGCGCGGGACCGTCGTGTCCCGGCTCGGCGGGCGCCTGGTGACGGAGGCGGAGCTGCGGGAGATCTTCCGCACCGCGGACACGTACGTCGACACGATCGCGGTGACCGAGGACCGCCACCTGGTCCTCCCGCCGCGCCGGCCCAACGGCTACGGGAACCACAGCTGCGACCCGAACCTGTGGTGGCACGACGCGTACACGCTCGTCGCGCGCCGCGACATCGCGGCCGACGAGGAGCTGACGAACGACTATGGGACGTCGTCGGGGCTGCCGGACTTCCGGATGGACTGCCGGTGCGGCGCGGGGCTCTGCCGCGGCGTGATCACCGGGGATGACTGGCGGCGGCCCGAGTTGCGGGAGCGGTATGGGGAGCACTGGGTGCCGGTGCTGCTTGAGCGGATCAATGACAACAGGCCGGATGCCCTCGCGGACACCCGGCCTGTTCGTACTCACCTCACCGCGAACCAATCACCACGGACCGATCAGCGCGAATCGCTCCCCGCCGACTCGATCGCCGCCCGAGCCGCCTCCAGGCGGGCCACCGGCACCCGGAACGGCGAGCAGGAGACGTAG
- the ppdK gene encoding pyruvate, phosphate dikinase: MPKFVYDFTEGNKDLKDLLGGKGANLAEMTNLGLPVPPGFTITTDACRVYLEHGQEPPELREQVSQYLDALEAKMGKKLGQADGPLLVSVRSGAKFSMPGMMDTVLNIGLNDESVLGLAAQADGADSDGKSDRFAWDSYRRLIQMFGKTVLGVDGEHFDEALEDVKKAKGTHNDLDLTAEDLRGLVESFKTIVEKEAGRTFPQDPREQMDLAIRAVFESWNGERAKLYRRQERIPNDLGTAVNICSMVFGNLGMDSGTGVAFTRDPASGQTGVYGDYLQNAQGEDVVAGIRNTVPLQDLENIDAASYAELTDIMAKLEHHYRDLCDIEFTIERGKLWMLQTRVGKRTAGAAFRIAVQLVDEGLIGPDEAVDRVTGAQLAQLMFPRFDDAVTQGKTIRKAEMIAKGMNASPGAASGKAVFDSYTAVKWSRSGEKVILIRRETNPDDLNGMIAAQGILTSRGGKTSHAAVVARGMGKTCVCGAESLDVDTKRRRMTAPNGVVVEEGDVVSVDGTSGAVYLGEVPVVASPVVEYFEGRLGADSPKADDLVKAVHRIMTWSDERRRLYVRANADTPEDAARARRFGAQGIGLCRTEHMFLGERRALIERLILAEDDDEREAALAELLPMQRDDFVAIFTAMGGLPVTVRLLDPPLHEFLPDITELSVRVAVAEAKGEENENDLRLLQAVHKTHEANPMLGLRGVRLGLVIPGLFMMQVRAIAEAAAQVAKAGGVARVEIMVPLVGAVQELEIVRDEAQQVLDEVKERTGADVRSLIGTMIELPRAALTAGQIAEAAQFFSFGTNDLTQTTWGFSRDDVEGAFFSAYLDRGIFGVSPFETLDREGVGRLVQIAAEEGRKTRPELKLGVCGEHGGDPDSVHFFHEVGLDYVSCSPFRVPVARLEAARAAIESAGSDSR, translated from the coding sequence GTGCCGAAGTTCGTGTACGACTTCACCGAAGGCAACAAGGACCTCAAGGACCTCCTCGGCGGCAAGGGTGCGAACCTCGCCGAGATGACCAACCTCGGGCTGCCGGTCCCTCCCGGCTTCACGATCACCACCGACGCCTGCCGCGTTTACCTGGAGCACGGCCAGGAGCCACCGGAGCTCCGGGAGCAGGTGTCCCAGTACCTCGACGCGCTCGAGGCGAAGATGGGCAAGAAGCTGGGGCAGGCCGACGGACCGCTGCTGGTGTCGGTACGCTCCGGCGCCAAGTTCTCCATGCCCGGGATGATGGACACGGTCCTGAACATCGGACTGAACGACGAGTCGGTGCTGGGGCTGGCCGCCCAGGCCGACGGCGCCGACTCCGACGGAAAGTCGGACCGCTTCGCCTGGGACTCCTACCGGCGGCTCATCCAGATGTTCGGCAAGACCGTCCTCGGCGTCGACGGCGAACACTTCGACGAGGCCCTGGAGGACGTCAAGAAGGCCAAGGGCACGCACAACGACCTCGACCTCACCGCCGAGGACCTGCGCGGCCTGGTCGAGTCCTTCAAGACGATCGTCGAGAAGGAGGCCGGCCGCACCTTCCCGCAGGACCCCCGCGAGCAGATGGACCTGGCGATCCGCGCCGTTTTCGAGTCCTGGAACGGCGAGCGCGCCAAGCTCTACCGCCGCCAGGAGCGCATCCCCAACGACCTGGGCACCGCGGTCAACATCTGCTCGATGGTCTTCGGCAACCTCGGCATGGACTCCGGCACCGGCGTGGCCTTCACCCGCGACCCCGCCTCCGGCCAGACCGGCGTCTACGGCGACTACCTGCAGAACGCGCAGGGCGAGGACGTCGTGGCCGGCATCCGCAACACCGTGCCGCTGCAGGACCTGGAGAACATCGACGCCGCCAGCTACGCCGAGCTCACCGACATCATGGCGAAGCTCGAGCACCACTACCGCGACCTGTGCGACATCGAGTTCACCATCGAGCGCGGCAAGCTGTGGATGCTCCAGACCCGGGTCGGCAAGCGCACCGCCGGCGCCGCGTTCCGGATCGCCGTGCAGCTCGTCGACGAGGGCCTGATCGGCCCGGACGAGGCCGTGGACCGGGTCACCGGCGCGCAGCTGGCGCAGCTGATGTTCCCGCGCTTCGACGACGCTGTGACACAAGGGAAAACAATTCGCAAAGCCGAGATGATCGCCAAGGGCATGAACGCCTCGCCCGGCGCCGCCTCCGGCAAGGCCGTGTTCGACTCCTACACCGCGGTGAAGTGGTCGCGCTCGGGGGAGAAGGTCATCCTGATCCGCCGCGAGACCAACCCCGACGACCTTAACGGCATGATCGCGGCGCAGGGCATCCTCACCTCGCGCGGCGGCAAGACCTCGCATGCCGCCGTCGTCGCCCGCGGCATGGGCAAGACCTGCGTGTGCGGCGCGGAGTCGCTGGACGTGGACACCAAGCGCCGCCGGATGACCGCGCCGAACGGCGTGGTGGTCGAGGAGGGCGACGTCGTGTCCGTGGACGGCACCTCCGGCGCCGTCTACCTCGGCGAGGTCCCGGTCGTCGCCTCCCCGGTCGTGGAGTACTTCGAGGGCCGGCTCGGCGCCGACTCCCCGAAGGCCGACGACCTGGTCAAGGCTGTGCACCGGATCATGACCTGGTCCGACGAGCGCCGCCGGCTCTACGTCCGGGCCAACGCCGACACCCCCGAGGACGCCGCCCGCGCCCGCCGCTTCGGCGCGCAGGGCATCGGCCTGTGCCGTACCGAGCACATGTTCCTGGGCGAGCGGCGCGCGCTGATCGAGCGCCTGATCCTGGCCGAGGACGACGACGAGCGCGAGGCCGCGCTGGCCGAGCTGCTGCCGATGCAGCGCGACGACTTCGTCGCCATCTTCACCGCCATGGGCGGCCTGCCGGTGACGGTGCGCCTGCTCGACCCGCCGCTGCACGAGTTCCTGCCGGACATCACCGAGCTGTCGGTCCGGGTGGCGGTGGCCGAGGCCAAGGGCGAGGAGAACGAGAACGACCTGCGCCTGCTGCAGGCCGTGCACAAGACGCACGAGGCCAACCCGATGCTGGGCCTGCGCGGCGTGCGCCTGGGCCTGGTCATCCCCGGCCTGTTCATGATGCAGGTCCGCGCCATCGCCGAGGCCGCCGCGCAGGTCGCCAAGGCCGGTGGCGTGGCGCGCGTGGAGATCATGGTCCCGCTGGTCGGCGCGGTCCAGGAGCTGGAGATCGTCCGCGACGAGGCCCAGCAGGTCCTGGACGAGGTCAAGGAACGCACCGGCGCCGACGTCCGCTCCCTGATCGGCACCATGATCGAGCTCCCGCGCGCGGCCCTGACCGCCGGCCAGATCGCCGAGGCCGCGCAGTTCTTCTCCTTCGGCACGAACGACCTGACGCAGACCACGTGGGGCTTCTCCCGCGACGACGTGGAGGGTGCGTTCTTCTCGGCGTACCTGGACCGCGGCATCTTCGGCGTCTCCCCGTTCGAGACCCTGGACCGCGAGGGCGTCGGCAGGCTGGTCCAGATCGCTGCCGAGGAGGGCCGCAAGACCCGGCCGGAGCTGAAGCTCGGCGTCTGCGGCGAGCACGGCGGCGACCCGGACTCGGTGCACTTCTTCCACGAGGTGGGGCTGGACTACGTCTCCTGCTCGCCGTTCCGGGTGCCGGTGGCCCGCCTGGAGGCGGCTCGGGCGGCGATCGAGTCGGCGGGGAGCGATTCGCGCTGA